The genomic segment ATGACCTGATTTAGCAAAACTACAAGGTATTTTCCATAGGGAAAAACGGTTGGTAAAATTTTTTTCTTCAGTTTTATCACGAGTAACAATAAGCGTATTTGCGCTTAAAACATCAATTGATGGCAAATTATTAACTTCATTATTTAAATCAAAAGGTAAAATAATTCTAAAATAAAAGATAGAACCCTTGTCAAGCTGACTTTTTAAACCTATAGTTCCACCCATTATTTCAACCAGATTTTTAGATATTGTAAGTCCAAGTCCGGTTCCCATATATCGACGGGTAGATGATGAATCAACCTGAGTAAATTTTTCGAATATTATTTTTTTGTGTTTTTCGGCTATCCCAATTCCGGTATCAATAACTCTAATGATAAATGTAGCATTTTGATTTATTTGATTAACGACTTCCACATCAATATGAACATAGCCTTTTTCCGTAAATTTAACTGCATTTCCCACAAGATTATTTAAAACTTGACGTATTCTGCATTTATCACCTGTTAACCATTTAGGAGCATTAATTGGATATCTAACAGCAATGTCAATTCCTTTTTCCTCACATCTAACTTCATAAGAATGGCATATATCTTCAATTAAAGCCTGAAAATCAAAAAAAATTTCCTCAAGCTCTATTTTACCGGATTCAATTTTTGAAAAATCAAGAACATCATTTATAATTGTAAGCAGAGATAAGGATGATTTATATATAGTTTCGGCGTAATCTTTCTGTCTCCCGACAAGTCCAGTGTCGAGGAGAAGCTCAGACATACCTATAATGCCATTCATTGGAGTTCTAAGTTCGTGGCTCATGTTGGCTATGAATTCACTCTGAGCTTTATTAGCGGATTCAGCCTTCATGGTCATTTGGTTTGCAAGATTAATTGCCTGCTCAAGCTCAATATTGACTTTTTCTGTATCATTTTTTGCTTTGATGAGATTTTCTTCCATTCGCATCCGTTCAGTTATATCTCTGAAAATAGTAAGCTTTGAAATAGAACCATCTTTATGAAATATAGGCGAGTGAGATACAAGATAGGCTATATCATCTTTTGGGCTGTTTACAAGAGTTTCGGCATGCTTACCCTTCATTACGGTGTCATGTACACAGAAAGAACATCGTTCTGGAAAATTATGTATAGTTTTGAAACAATTTTCACCAATGGCATTATATCCGGTTCTTTCTATCATTGATGCATTCATATATTCAATTTTAAAATCGCTTGAGCAAATATAAACTGGATCGTTCATGGCATCCATCATTAAACGATAATTATCTTCACTTTTTTTAATATAATCTTCAAGCCGTTTTCTTTCAGTTATGTCAATACCTATGCATAAAATTTCTTTAATTGTATTGGATTTATCCTTTATAGCTTTTATTGACCAAGTAACCCAAACAGGTTGTCCATTTTTCTTGACATTTTTATTTTCGATTAGATGAAATTTTTCTGGAAGATCTAATAAGTTTTTAGTAAATTCTTTAAAAGTTTCAGTATCAAGGTAATCTTTAGAAATAATTGTTCCGATGATATTTTTGCCTATAACTTCTTTGTCAGAATATCCATATAACTTTTGTGCAGATTCATTAAAAAATTTTATCGTTCCGTCAGAAGTAAGCTTTAAAATGATGCTGCAACTTTCCTCTACAAGTTCTCGATATTTTTCGTTGCTTTCTTTTAATGCTTTTTCAATTTTTTTAATTTCCGTTATATCTGTAATTATTCCTACAAGTCCAAGTGGATTTCCTTGCGGATCTTTATAAATAGACTTTGTAAATATTACATCAGATTCTTTTCCATTGCTTCTTTTAACTTGAGACTCATACTTTTGAATCCCATCTTTATTCATAAGTTCAGTATCCATATTAAAATAGATGGATGCTTGTTTTTGCGGAGCAATGTCAAAAACTTTTTTTCCTATTATTTGAGTCCTTGAATAACCTATAAGATCTTCAAAGGCTTTATTGCACCCTTGATATATTCCATTATTATCTTTAAAAAAAATCGGAATAGGGATCGTTTCAAAAAGAATTTGAAATAAATTAAAAGGTTGTTGGTCCATGCTACTAAATATCCTTATTTTTTATGGTTTTAGTTAAGGCTCCGCCCCTACAAATATTTCTCTATGTAATGTCATTATTTTAGGCTGCATTCAATATTTAACCACGTCAAAGTTCATTTTCAGAAATTCTATCAAGGCATTTTTTAATAATGTCAAGAGCTTTTTTATTTATTTCTTCTAATTTATCTGATTTTTTTCTTTTATAAACTATTTTATAAAAAATAAATAATATTTTTTTTTCTTCAGCATTTAAAATATGGGTAAAACCTTTTTTTAAGGCATCTTCTTTTATTTTTTTAACGTCATTTTCATATTCTGGGTAATTTCTTCTTCCATGAGCCCAATTTATTACATAAGAATAATATATTAAGGCTCTATCTAGGACAACATATAAAAATTGAGGGTTTTCCCTTTGCGTTACGTTTGCAATTAATTTTCCAAGTTTTATGCCTATAACTTCAAATTCAGAAATTTTTTCGCCTTTTAGATAAGATGTAACTCCTGCAACCGCGCCACCTATGGCTGTAAAGACTCCAAAGGAAATTCCAGCCGCCACAACATCAGCTAAAGCACCTAAGCCCATTCCAGTTAAAATGCTTGCATTTCTAACCTGTCTTGAAGTAAGACCTAATGCGTTCCATGTTTTTAAACCGAATAAATCTTCATTTAGAATTGATTGAGGGGGAAGGGAAGCATTAAATATATTATGCTTAAACAGTTTTTTTATTTTTATGTAACCCTGTTTTTCAATATCTTCAATCTCTTTTTTATATTGTTCCTTAAGCTCTTCAAATATTTCTTTCTCTTTTGATTCATCTGGAATTTTTTTTTCAGATGAATGAAGTAAGCATGTTTTTAAAAAATCGCATATTATTTCGGCAGCCTTAATATTTCTTCGATTCCAATCCTGTTTAAATGCGGAAATAACTTTTTCAATTGATGGATACCAGTCCTGATCTATTGCTTTTAAACTTTCAAGGAGCCTTATTCTTTCAGCATAAGTAGCCCTGTGGGCATTGAATATTCTTGTGGAATTAAAATTTTTTAAAAGTTCTTTTTTCCATTCTTCAAGATATTTTCCTTCATTTTCTTTGCAGTTTAATATAGACATTCTTGGTCTTCCGGTCAGCCTTAATATTTCCATTTCAGCTATATCATCTTTTCTTAAAGGCCTTGATGCATCAACAACATATATTATTCCAGCCCCTCTTGCTATAGGAGCAAACAGTTCGTATTCATCTTGAAATAAAGGATTATCTTGGTTTGCTTCGCAGAATGCCTTCGCAATATTATTGTTTGATCCTGAATAGTCTTTAATCCATTGGAGAGCTTTTCTTGGGTTTTGAAATCCTGGAGTGTCTGTAACTCGTATAATTTCTTCTCCGTCAATGGTTACAGGAAAAATTCGGCAATTTATTGTTTCACCCGGGATTGTGCTTATTCTAACACTGTCATCTTCTGAAAGAGTTGACACAACTGACGACTTGCCTTCGTTAGGATGTCCTATAATAGCAAATTCTGGAATCATAATTATTTGTTTTCTCCAATAAAATTTTCTATCCTAATGTAAGCATCTCCCAGTTTTTCTATTGCTTTTGTCCAAACTTGAATTTCTTCAGGTTTAGGCTTTGTAAATATCGTGCTTTCACTCGGTTTTCCAATAAGCCCTATTCCTATTTTTGATTGTGCTCCTATATTTTTTCTTAATTCTGCAATAAAATTGATGGTTTGTTTAATTGGAGGTCTCCATGCTTCAAGAATTATAAGTAAATTTGGAGTATTTCCCTCCCACTTTGCATCAGCTATTGAATCAATTATTACGCTGTCTTCGTCTAAATCAATATCAATTTCAAATGATTTCCATAAAGTTACCCCGAATAGTTTTGAAATTATATTCGCGGCTTCTTTTTTTGGAAATTGTGGAACAATATCAGTAGGTATTAACGCAACAAGATTATTCTTAGGAATAGAATTAATTTTTATTGGAGAATAATTTTTATTCATTATTTCCTCAACAGCGGGCGTATCTTCGTATAAACCTTGAGTGTTAATTAATGGGGTTATAAGCCGAGCCATTAATTTATCATAATTTGGAGTTTCAAAATTTAATTTTTTTAATGCCCTACGATTTAAAATAAATCCAGTTAAAAATAATAATAGCCTTGGAATAAGCGCATAAAATAAAACAGAAAAACATAAAAAAGGCCACCATGAAACAAGATTTGACGTTGAAAGATGATAAATGCCTTCTTTTAATATTAATCGGCTGCCTTCAATTTGCTCAATTGTCGGATGAGCAATAGGTGGTGAACAAAACCATAACCAAGGAGCAGAAATAATTTTAACAATAATATAAACTGTTTGAGCCCCAGTTTGTATAGTTGATTGCCATCCAAAAGCTACGTCTGAAGCAATAATTCGTAAAAAAATTGCTAAAAGAACTCCGATATTAAAACATACTCCAAAAATTTGAAGCACAATAAAAAATGGCCAGTAAAATATTTGACCATAAATATTTTTTTGAATTTTTATTATGCCTATTGCTGCATGAAAACTATTTCTATCCTTAGCTGGAAATTTTCCAGATATAAAATTTAATAAAGAAAAAAAAATGGAAAAATTTGACATTAAATTATTTTTTTTACGAATTAACAAAAACAGGCATAGGATAACTATCATTAGAATTTGTGTAAGAACAAAAATTCCAAAAAAACTGGCTACATTTAAAGGCTCACTTCCTTTATAAATCAAAAATGAAAAGGCAGATCCAGAGCCTAAAAATATACCCAAAAATATTAAAAAATAAAAAATGAAATTGTATATTTCATGGTAAGCTGTTCCAGGTAAAACGGAATCAGATTTTGCAGATTCAGCATTCCTTCTTATTTCAAGCCATTTTTTTATAATACTTTTTCTATCCTTCGTTTTAATAACGGGCGATATTTCGTTAAAAAAATATTTCCTGTCTCTTTCATCAAGTTCTGATTCGTCTAAATTTTTATCAGAATAGAAAAAATATTCAATATCTATAATGTCTTTTATTTTGAATTCAGCACTTTTCAACATACCATTTATAAACCTTCTTTATTCCTTCTTCTATAGAGATTGTTGCTTTCCATCCAAGGGAATTAAGCCTTGAAACGTCAAGGAGCTTTTGTGGTGTTCCATCAGGCTTTGTAATATCAAAAATAATATCACCTTTAAAGCCTACTATAGAAGAAATTATTTCGGATAATTCTTTAATAGTTATGTCTACCCCTGTGCCAACATTAACATGAGAACACATCGGCAATGTAAATTTTTTATATGCATCATTATCAAGATTCATTAAAAATACACAAGCGTCAGCTATATCGTCAACATAAAGAAATTCCCTTCGAGGTGAGCCCGTCCCCCATACTTTGACATAGGATCCGCTTATTTCTTCACGTATCGGCCCAAAGGTTTTCTCATCCGTTTTTATTTTCTCCTCATTTCCCAAGGATTTAAGTTTTGCGAGATGAAATTTTCGTATTAAAGCTGGAAGAACATGGGAGTTTTGTAAATCAAAGTTATCATTTATACCGTAAAGGTTATTAGGCATAATAGATCTGTAGTTTGTTCCATACTGCCTGTTATAGGATTCACATAGTTTTATACCTGCTATTTTAGCGATAGCGTAAGGTTCATTTGTAGCTTCAAGCAAGCCTGTAAGAAGATATTCTTCCTTTATAGGCTGATTACAATTTTTTGGATATATACATGAACTCCCTAAAAAAATTATATGCTGTACTCCATTATTATATGCTTCATGAATTATATTAGATTCGATCATGAGATTATTATAAATAAACTCTGCAGGATAATTATTGTTGGCAAGAATGCCTCCAACTTTTGCCGCTGCTATAATAATAATGTCTATTTTTTGATTCTTAAAAAAAATACGAACACTTGATTGATCCATAAGGTCAAGTTCTTTATGCATTTTTGTTAGAATGTTTGTATATCCATGATTTTTTAGGCTTCTTACAATAGCTGAGCCAGCAAGACCTCTATGCCCAGCGACAAAAATATTTGCATTTTTTTCAATCATTATTTAAAAATCCTATTCAAAATATTTATGAACTAAAAAACCTTCTTTTTTACAAAGCGCATCTTTTCGTGCATCTTTAAGATCGGATACTATCATTTCAGTTACAAGAGTTTCAAAAGAAATTTTTGGCTGCCAGCCAAGTTTTTCCCTTGCTTTTGAAGCATCTCCTAAAAGAGATTCAACTTCAGTAGGTCTGAAATACTTAGGGTCGACGGATATAATAGTTTTTCCAGTATTTTTATTAATACCTCTTTCATCAATACCTTTTCCTTGCCATTCGATTGGAATTTCAATAATTTTGCAGGCGATTTCAATAAAATCCCTTACAGAACGCTGAATTCCTGTAGCGATAATGTAATCATACGGATCTTTTTGTTGAAGCATAAGCCATTGCATTTCTACATAGTCTTTTGCATGTCCCCAATCTCTTTTAGCGTCAATATTGCCGAGATATATTTTTTCCTGCATTCCAAGCTTAATACGAGCAAGCCCTCTTGTAATTTTTCTTGTAACAAAGGTT from the Desulfobacterales bacterium genome contains:
- a CDS encoding DUF2868 domain-containing protein, with product MLKSAEFKIKDIIDIEYFFYSDKNLDESELDERDRKYFFNEISPVIKTKDRKSIIKKWLEIRRNAESAKSDSVLPGTAYHEIYNFIFYFLIFLGIFLGSGSAFSFLIYKGSEPLNVASFFGIFVLTQILMIVILCLFLLIRKKNNLMSNFSIFFSLLNFISGKFPAKDRNSFHAAIGIIKIQKNIYGQIFYWPFFIVLQIFGVCFNIGVLLAIFLRIIASDVAFGWQSTIQTGAQTVYIIVKIISAPWLWFCSPPIAHPTIEQIEGSRLILKEGIYHLSTSNLVSWWPFLCFSVLFYALIPRLLLFLTGFILNRRALKKLNFETPNYDKLMARLITPLINTQGLYEDTPAVEEIMNKNYSPIKINSIPKNNLVALIPTDIVPQFPKKEAANIISKLFGVTLWKSFEIDIDLDEDSVIIDSIADAKWEGNTPNLLIILEAWRPPIKQTINFIAELRKNIGAQSKIGIGLIGKPSESTIFTKPKPEEIQVWTKAIEKLGDAYIRIENFIGENK
- a CDS encoding GDP-L-fucose synthase, whose translation is MIEKNANIFVAGHRGLAGSAIVRSLKNHGYTNILTKMHKELDLMDQSSVRIFFKNQKIDIIIIAAAKVGGILANNNYPAEFIYNNLMIESNIIHEAYNNGVQHIIFLGSSCIYPKNCNQPIKEEYLLTGLLEATNEPYAIAKIAGIKLCESYNRQYGTNYRSIMPNNLYGINDNFDLQNSHVLPALIRKFHLAKLKSLGNEEKIKTDEKTFGPIREEISGSYVKVWGTGSPRREFLYVDDIADACVFLMNLDNDAYKKFTLPMCSHVNVGTGVDITIKELSEIISSIVGFKGDIIFDITKPDGTPQKLLDVSRLNSLGWKATISIEEGIKKVYKWYVEKC
- a CDS encoding PAS domain S-box protein, which codes for MDQQPFNLFQILFETIPIPIFFKDNNGIYQGCNKAFEDLIGYSRTQIIGKKVFDIAPQKQASIYFNMDTELMNKDGIQKYESQVKRSNGKESDVIFTKSIYKDPQGNPLGLVGIITDITEIKKIEKALKESNEKYRELVEESCSIILKLTSDGTIKFFNESAQKLYGYSDKEVIGKNIIGTIISKDYLDTETFKEFTKNLLDLPEKFHLIENKNVKKNGQPVWVTWSIKAIKDKSNTIKEILCIGIDITERKRLEDYIKKSEDNYRLMMDAMNDPVYICSSDFKIEYMNASMIERTGYNAIGENCFKTIHNFPERCSFCVHDTVMKGKHAETLVNSPKDDIAYLVSHSPIFHKDGSISKLTIFRDITERMRMEENLIKAKNDTEKVNIELEQAINLANQMTMKAESANKAQSEFIANMSHELRTPMNGIIGMSELLLDTGLVGRQKDYAETIYKSSLSLLTIINDVLDFSKIESGKIELEEIFFDFQALIEDICHSYEVRCEEKGIDIAVRYPINAPKWLTGDKCRIRQVLNNLVGNAVKFTEKGYVHIDVEVVNQINQNATFIIRVIDTGIGIAEKHKKIIFEKFTQVDSSSTRRYMGTGLGLTISKNLVEIMGGTIGLKSQLDKGSIFYFRIILPFDLNNEVNNLPSIDVLSANTLIVTRDKTEEKNFTNRFSLWKIPCSFAKSGHEVYEAIKKAFLQGNPFKILMIDGSLPWLKDEDFQEILLNDEAFKKIALIVLTDTTQLEGIFKNINSCIFLTRPISSFKLYKTIQHISLLNQDKIRYRQSVNYNYEINSKMPTYQKVTVLFSCSSLIVENDSLSQKEMKSMLETFGCNVDATNNGREAVELIKLKEKQYDIIFIKLNMPIINGIETAKEIRKIQSDYIPIIFISDNKEDKQICLDSGIYDYISKPVNHSQILAILKKYIIGNVESIDNSCIL
- a CDS encoding GTPase/DUF3482 domain-containing protein, yielding MIPEFAIIGHPNEGKSSVVSTLSEDDSVRISTIPGETINCRIFPVTIDGEEIIRVTDTPGFQNPRKALQWIKDYSGSNNNIAKAFCEANQDNPLFQDEYELFAPIARGAGIIYVVDASRPLRKDDIAEMEILRLTGRPRMSILNCKENEGKYLEEWKKELLKNFNSTRIFNAHRATYAERIRLLESLKAIDQDWYPSIEKVISAFKQDWNRRNIKAAEIICDFLKTCLLHSSEKKIPDESKEKEIFEELKEQYKKEIEDIEKQGYIKIKKLFKHNIFNASLPPQSILNEDLFGLKTWNALGLTSRQVRNASILTGMGLGALADVVAAGISFGVFTAIGGAVAGVTSYLKGEKISEFEVIGIKLGKLIANVTQRENPQFLYVVLDRALIYYSYVINWAHGRRNYPEYENDVKKIKEDALKKGFTHILNAEEKKILFIFYKIVYKRKKSDKLEEINKKALDIIKKCLDRISENEL